The following proteins come from a genomic window of bacterium:
- a CDS encoding ATP synthase F0 subunit B — MELFGKLGIDVRLLIAQLINFAVLLFVLKKFLYRPVLDVLERRRRQVLENEEKEHLLATRLVEVDALCEEKLTEAERRGSDLVRSAAEEAARLRTQLLEESRVDALRLRAAAEKALAREREEALASVAREGEALVRSGVERVLSSIADRRTTELYLEKAEKELASIQMTNASK; from the coding sequence ATGGAACTTTTCGGTAAACTCGGCATAGACGTGCGGCTGCTTATAGCGCAGCTCATTAACTTCGCGGTGCTGTTGTTCGTGCTCAAGAAATTTCTGTACCGGCCGGTGCTCGATGTCCTCGAGCGTCGCCGGAGACAGGTCTTGGAGAATGAAGAAAAAGAACACCTGCTGGCGACGAGACTCGTCGAAGTCGATGCGCTTTGTGAAGAAAAATTGACGGAGGCCGAGCGGCGCGGGAGCGACCTGGTTCGGAGCGCGGCAGAGGAGGCGGCGCGGCTCCGGACGCAGCTTCTCGAAGAAAGTCGCGTCGATGCTCTACGGCTTCGGGCGGCGGCGGAAAAGGCACTTGCTCGCGAGCGCGAGGAGGCACTTGCATCGGTCGCGCGGGAAGGGGAGGCGTTGGTTCGGAGCGGCGTCGAGCGCGTGCTCTCATCGATCGCCGACCGGCGCACGACGGAGCTCTATCTTGAGAAGGCGGAGAAGGAACTGGCGAGCATTCAAATGACGAATGCATCAAAGTAA
- a CDS encoding zinc-ribbon domain-containing protein translates to MPTIIIGQQPSLKPEQIAPHLTLLWQKFIEQKENDDGLKHYDAFVEHVVGTCTTILELDLFLGLRKTIADFPHLLAEYAENNELLANQVVAGTNKMLKWVCKKCGYPWETTGASRAVGATGCRACANLAVKPDKSNSLAFVRPDLAAEYTDDNELPADEVITGTKTKLKWVCRSCGHRWEATGADRVRGRGCPVCANRVIKPDKSNSLAHTHPHLVAEYADDNELPADQVVAGTNKKLKWVCKK, encoded by the coding sequence ATGCCGACGATTATTATTGGTCAACAGCCCTCTCTCAAACCCGAGCAAATCGCACCGCATCTCACTCTGCTTTGGCAGAAATTCATAGAGCAAAAGGAGAACGACGACGGTCTCAAACACTATGACGCGTTTGTCGAACATGTAGTCGGAACCTGCACGACGATACTCGAATTGGATCTCTTCCTCGGCCTCCGCAAGACGATCGCTGACTTTCCACATCTGCTGGCGGAGTATGCGGAGAATAATGAGCTGCTGGCGAACCAAGTAGTTGCTGGAACGAACAAAATGCTCAAGTGGGTGTGTAAGAAATGCGGGTATCCGTGGGAAACGACAGGGGCAAGCAGAGCGGTGGGGGCTACTGGATGTCGCGCTTGTGCGAATCTAGCGGTCAAACCTGACAAATCAAACTCTTTGGCGTTTGTTCGACCCGACCTTGCCGCTGAGTATACTGACGATAATGAGTTGCCCGCCGACGAGGTGATAACAGGAACAAAAACAAAACTCAAATGGGTCTGCCGGTCGTGCGGACACCGGTGGGAAGCGACAGGAGCTGATCGAGTTCGAGGTCGTGGTTGCCCCGTCTGCGCCAACCGCGTTATCAAGCCCGACAAATCGAACTCTCTTGCGCATACCCATCCGCATCTGGTTGCCGAGTACGCTGATGATAACGAGCTACCAGCCGATCAGGTGGTCGCGGGGACCAATAAAAAACTAAAGTGGGTCTGCAAGAAATG
- a CDS encoding alpha/beta fold hydrolase yields the protein MEHVTLKTTDGVVIAGFYQAGTSRRGALLLHMMPATKESWDTFAAALHERGYHTLAVDLRGHGESDGGPDGYQKFDDARHRSSTYDVEAGVLFLVDHGIAPEGLVVIGASIGANLAIEYLAAHSEVRQAVALSAGLNYHGVSAEHAIEMLRAPQRVFLVSAEDDRVLGNAEMNRRLAELVPEAIEKKLLIYTRAGHGTDMFGKEEPDLAAEILAWLR from the coding sequence ATGGAACATGTAACCCTCAAAACCACAGATGGCGTCGTGATAGCGGGCTTCTACCAAGCCGGAACATCGAGGAGAGGCGCGCTGCTCCTCCATATGATGCCCGCGACGAAAGAGTCGTGGGATACTTTTGCGGCTGCGCTCCATGAGCGCGGCTACCATACGCTTGCGGTTGATCTCCGCGGTCATGGAGAGTCCGACGGTGGACCGGACGGGTATCAAAAATTTGACGACGCGCGGCATCGGAGTTCGACCTACGATGTTGAGGCAGGTGTGCTGTTTCTCGTCGATCACGGCATCGCTCCGGAAGGGCTCGTTGTCATTGGCGCTTCAATCGGCGCTAATCTCGCGATCGAATACCTCGCGGCGCACTCCGAGGTGCGACAGGCTGTGGCGCTCTCTGCGGGACTCAACTATCATGGCGTCAGTGCCGAGCACGCGATCGAGATGCTTCGGGCACCGCAGCGCGTCTTTCTCGTGAGCGCCGAGGACGATCGGGTCCTCGGCAACGCGGAGATGAACCGCCGTCTCGCGGAGCTCGTCCCTGAGGCAATCGAGAAAAAGCTTCTTATCTATACTCGCGCCGGCCACGGTACCGACATGTTTGGCAAAGAGGAGCCGGATCTCGCCGCTGAAATTTTAGCGTGGCTGCGATAG
- a CDS encoding Maf family protein, translating to MKIILGSQSQGRKRMLEEMGISFEVMAANIDEKAIRCEDPKALVLAIARAKTDALKSKISEPAILITSDQVVVWQGKIREKPESEKEAREFLEGYNVHPAETVGAVVVTNLETGKQAAGVDTATVHFSPFSEDEIDCLVADEQIFNQAGGFTIDGEGWVSHIRKIEGTRDSVIGLPKDLTARLIREVTE from the coding sequence ATGAAAATAATACTGGGGTCTCAATCACAGGGCAGAAAGAGGATGCTCGAGGAGATGGGCATCAGTTTTGAAGTGATGGCTGCAAATATAGATGAAAAAGCAATTAGATGTGAGGACCCGAAGGCATTAGTCTTGGCCATCGCACGCGCCAAGACAGACGCTTTGAAGTCCAAAATTTCTGAACCGGCGATTTTAATCACGTCGGACCAGGTTGTGGTGTGGCAAGGAAAGATTAGAGAAAAACCAGAGAGCGAAAAAGAAGCGAGAGAATTTCTAGAGGGATACAATGTTCATCCTGCGGAGACAGTGGGAGCTGTTGTGGTAACTAACCTTGAGACAGGCAAACAAGCGGCAGGGGTTGATACCGCCACCGTACACTTTAGTCCTTTTTCGGAAGATGAAATTGATTGCTTGGTGGCAGACGAGCAGATATTCAATCAAGCTGGAGGATTTACGATCGATGGCGAAGGGTGGGTTAGTCATATCAGAAAAATAGAAGGAACGCGGGATAGTGTTATAGGGTTGCCGAAAGATTTGACTGCACGACTCATTCGTGAAGTGACAGAATAA
- a CDS encoding F0F1 ATP synthase subunit delta — MSSRFNLKHYVHLLEERVREAGESREAISSAVGSFFALMRANNDERLIRSVVRRFEERYCAREDIGIAVAWFASETEGAALAPRLSEALAVTHSGGALVRQRSDPALISGVKMLYDGNYLIEASFRRDVENLFS, encoded by the coding sequence ATGAGTTCTCGTTTTAACCTTAAACACTATGTGCACCTGCTCGAAGAGAGGGTTCGCGAAGCCGGGGAGAGTCGCGAGGCGATCAGCAGTGCAGTCGGTAGTTTTTTCGCACTGATGCGCGCGAACAACGACGAGCGCCTGATACGCTCCGTCGTTCGCCGTTTCGAGGAGCGTTATTGTGCCCGCGAGGATATCGGGATTGCAGTCGCGTGGTTTGCGAGCGAGACGGAAGGCGCGGCCCTTGCGCCGCGGCTCTCTGAGGCGCTCGCGGTAACTCACAGTGGGGGAGCGCTCGTTCGGCAGAGGAGCGACCCCGCGCTTATCAGCGGCGTCAAAATGCTCTACGACGGAAATTATCTCATCGAGGCATCCTTCCGGCGCGATGTGGAGAATCTTTTTTCATGA
- the atpA gene encoding F0F1 ATP synthase subunit alpha — MAKSQTLEHIRDALAAFKGGATVEEVGRVTEVGDGVARLSGLKNVMVSEMIEFLDDEGRAVADGVALNVEEFSVGAIVLGSSTAIREGSLARRKETLLSVGASEEMVGRVVSPLGEPIDGAGALPSGAVRQPLERVAPGVITRQAVNTPLQTGIKAIDAMIPIGRGQRELIIGDRGTGKTALAIDAIINQKDQGVICIYVAIGQKESKVAKTVAKLRDAGALAHTIVVVAAAGGGAALQFIAPYAGAAIGEYFMAKGKDVLVVYDDLSKHAWAYREIALLLRRPPGREAYPGDIFYLHSRLLERAARLAKEYGGGSLTALPIIETQQGDVSAYIPTNVISITDGQIYLESDLFYRGVRPAVNVGLSVSRVGGAAQIKAMKKVAGRLRLDLAQFRELEAFAQFASDLDEKTRAQIERGRRLVEVLKQRQFEPMPVENQVAILYAAVNGHLDDVAVEDVGEFERGFHAHLGRGGGTVLARLKAEKDITPEVETGLKEAIEAFKKVESRK, encoded by the coding sequence ATGGCAAAATCACAAACACTAGAACATATCCGCGATGCCCTTGCGGCATTCAAGGGCGGGGCTACGGTCGAGGAAGTCGGCCGCGTCACAGAGGTGGGCGACGGGGTTGCTCGGCTCTCTGGCCTCAAAAATGTGATGGTCTCCGAGATGATTGAATTTCTCGATGATGAGGGGCGGGCAGTGGCCGACGGCGTCGCGCTTAATGTCGAGGAATTTTCCGTGGGCGCGATTGTGCTGGGCAGTAGCACCGCGATCCGCGAGGGCTCCCTTGCGCGGCGGAAAGAAACACTACTCTCGGTCGGCGCATCAGAGGAGATGGTTGGCCGGGTGGTGAGCCCCCTCGGCGAGCCGATTGATGGCGCAGGGGCTTTGCCGAGTGGGGCAGTCCGACAGCCGCTTGAGCGCGTCGCCCCTGGGGTGATTACGCGTCAGGCGGTCAATACCCCTCTTCAGACCGGCATTAAGGCGATTGATGCGATGATCCCGATCGGTCGCGGGCAGCGCGAGCTCATTATCGGTGATCGCGGCACCGGCAAGACCGCACTTGCGATAGATGCGATCATCAATCAGAAAGATCAGGGCGTCATTTGTATTTACGTCGCGATCGGGCAGAAGGAGTCGAAAGTGGCGAAGACGGTTGCCAAACTCCGCGACGCGGGCGCTCTCGCGCACACGATCGTCGTCGTTGCGGCGGCCGGAGGCGGCGCGGCGCTCCAGTTCATCGCGCCCTATGCCGGTGCTGCGATCGGCGAGTATTTTATGGCAAAAGGGAAAGACGTGCTCGTCGTCTACGACGACCTCTCGAAGCACGCGTGGGCGTACCGTGAAATCGCGCTCCTCCTGCGCCGGCCGCCCGGGAGAGAAGCATACCCGGGCGATATCTTTTACCTCCACTCGCGCCTGCTCGAGCGCGCGGCGCGGCTTGCGAAAGAGTACGGCGGCGGGTCGCTGACGGCCCTCCCCATAATCGAGACGCAACAAGGGGACGTATCCGCCTATATCCCGACGAACGTGATCTCGATCACGGACGGGCAGATTTATCTTGAGAGTGATCTCTTTTACCGCGGCGTGCGGCCCGCGGTGAACGTCGGCCTCTCGGTCTCGCGCGTTGGTGGTGCAGCCCAAATTAAGGCTATGAAGAAAGTGGCCGGGCGGCTTCGGCTCGACCTTGCACAGTTCCGCGAGCTTGAGGCGTTCGCGCAGTTCGCCTCAGACCTCGACGAAAAGACCCGCGCGCAGATTGAGCGGGGGAGGCGTCTCGTCGAGGTTTTGAAGCAGCGCCAGTTTGAGCCGATGCCGGTTGAGAACCAGGTGGCGATCCTCTACGCGGCAGTCAATGGCCATCTCGACGACGTTGCGGTGGAGGATGTCGGCGAGTTCGAGCGCGGCTTTCACGCACACCTCGGCCGCGGCGGCGGCACCGTCCTCGCGCGTCTCAAGGCCGAGAAAGACATCACGCCCGAAGTTGAAACCGGGCTCAAGGAGGCGATTGAGGCATTTAAGAAAGTGGAAAGTAGAAAGTAG
- a CDS encoding FoF1 ATP synthase subunit a, producing MPHISLAPEVLTYIGSFPVTNTLLVALGITLLLSLFAVILRQRLTPGPGGALQNAVEFLFEHILSFLDTITEDRHHSRAFLPLVVTIFFFVLVSNLVEIVPGLGTVGLIEHHEGETLIVPFLRSSSADLNVTVAVALASVIGVQVLGVAFLGFFAYSKKFFYPPWRQPYVVGTFIGALEGVAELAKIVSFSFRLFGNIFAGEVLLTVVLFLMPYGAPLPFLVLEVFVGLVQAVVFSMLTLVFLKVATAESGH from the coding sequence ATGCCCCACATCTCCCTCGCGCCGGAAGTGCTCACCTACATCGGGTCATTTCCTGTCACCAATACACTGCTTGTCGCCCTCGGTATCACCTTGCTTCTCTCGCTTTTTGCCGTTATACTGCGACAGAGACTCACGCCTGGGCCGGGCGGGGCACTCCAGAATGCCGTTGAGTTTCTTTTTGAGCACATACTATCATTTCTCGATACGATCACCGAGGACCGGCACCATTCACGGGCATTTTTACCTCTGGTCGTGACGATCTTTTTTTTCGTTCTCGTATCGAACCTTGTTGAAATCGTTCCAGGACTTGGCACCGTCGGCCTCATCGAGCATCATGAGGGAGAGACGCTGATTGTGCCTTTTCTGCGTTCGTCGTCTGCTGATCTCAACGTGACGGTTGCAGTTGCGCTTGCCTCAGTCATCGGCGTACAGGTGCTCGGTGTTGCATTCTTGGGATTCTTCGCCTACAGCAAAAAGTTTTTCTACCCCCCGTGGAGACAACCATACGTCGTCGGAACATTCATCGGGGCACTTGAGGGTGTGGCGGAGCTCGCAAAGATTGTCTCGTTTTCATTCCGTCTTTTTGGTAACATATTCGCGGGCGAGGTGCTGCTTACGGTCGTGCTGTTCTTGATGCCGTACGGAGCGCCGCTCCCGTTTCTCGTGCTCGAGGTCTTTGTCGGCCTCGTGCAGGCCGTGGTGTTTTCGATGCTTACGTTAGTGTTTCTAAAGGTCGCTACCGCAGAAAGCGGACATTAA
- a CDS encoding amidohydrolase family protein, protein MPQVYPADLVSANETITAQPHARTFPFVWLNPHMLTSHDPRGISEQALAETLIERSVYGIKVHPVFDGYYPEPTCMAPIFEIARASALPILWHTGWGAFGDPLFVELSAKRYPDVIIVIGHMTEAASPFVASRCDNVYLETSYCSGPNRLAGVVRAIGSEKVVFGSDFPANSPIVQKMIVEESGLPDSDKEKILGGNAQRLLKLT, encoded by the coding sequence ATGCCACAGGTATATCCGGCGGATCTTGTATCTGCAAACGAAACGATCACGGCACAACCGCACGCTCGTACATTTCCTTTCGTGTGGCTTAATCCGCATATGCTCACCTCGCATGATCCCCGTGGCATATCAGAACAGGCGCTTGCTGAAACCCTCATCGAGCGCAGCGTCTACGGAATCAAGGTGCATCCCGTGTTTGATGGATACTACCCCGAACCTACCTGCATGGCACCAATCTTCGAGATTGCCCGTGCCTCTGCATTGCCCATCCTCTGGCATACCGGGTGGGGTGCCTTTGGAGATCCGCTGTTTGTGGAATTATCCGCCAAACGCTACCCCGATGTGATCATCGTTATTGGCCACATGACCGAGGCAGCATCTCCGTTTGTTGCATCGCGATGCGACAACGTCTACCTCGAAACGTCATACTGTTCAGGACCCAACCGGTTGGCAGGTGTCGTACGAGCCATCGGATCGGAGAAGGTCGTCTTCGGGTCCGATTTTCCTGCCAATAGCCCAATCGTTCAGAAAATGATCGTCGAGGAGTCCGGGCTCCCGGATAGCGACAAGGAAAAAATTCTCGGCGGAAATGCGCAGAGGCTTCTGAAACTCACCTGA
- a CDS encoding methyltransferase domain-containing protein produces the protein MPERDYLLEVLALAGREAKTKLVQELQQPGIMRAPLTDAEVAYIMRRHPRIDYDHYTRILSTNEAAIEAQRLFAGRPGYLARALVQILPEYFYDEGFALKVIRGLKVDLGYVAIPPLAGGGRSFATRLKALPEAVQQDLFGLYREARLEDYIYLMSRDPGMGFADLKEETEKTDDEFEGLILENLEKYCTYLFAMTFPGFVSTLEGNMFPAFHVRWWIDDAADKPRVLNIGETGTFKTSFEVIAMQQYGCERVLVLTPPHARGIWRNEAQRYFTRKNPGRMALIESEADTKDALRARAQFTIIGSSTIVRNGVVDDLLTADPSFDGLIVDECHYYNNIGQAKRAEAFYRLATSLPLKRLIAASATPWVNDPTEMAVMASVLMPEVIPTPDSFRQWGLREERFLRELFARHIMGVNLRDVVDIPEITPHPWEDLFGAEFIEPSASHLEVYNHVKETEEIDLHPFHKRVQLVHASTHPHKLKGDYTWPSHLAGAFGDWRLSTKLVWLKEHIDEALERGEKIVVGSGLHVLYMTQPADSVGSMGGTKNVEDEDALDSIPSDSSLEESEEALWIGGFLEEQYGRDRVMILDGRTSTRTGSDGLTERQRLAARWSVDPKVRIQLISMRAFPDSVRLVVRRESGATGLFITAIAFGWIPWRQFLGRYFRPGQEVPIRYKVPILLETEDVNRLTLVRSKNASWERFQARVGFTAEEFERLRDATDLKQYTEEARPAIEQVTYIGGMMRGRGETAAMQLLEEGYGSGTRAEVFARALLESQDYSASGHIARCMCQVSECFEKQGLVHAEGILDAGCGPLTYERYSKHSVYSVDMNPAIIELGRQHSPLRGVHAQCRFLSQLPEDWTSRFELVLCSLVLHWSGDDRNAILGELVRVTNTVGRIWLAFAESNFTPELFGAWVEAFRSIGYGIIEDLTGLVRSRDGGGAKDQFKFWSLCFSPNGIHFDGIAPSTLRFRFETTKRKWVRGSDQAIVPDSRTPSFVRHEVFDVERRPKEIKPLTEAAEEATQSEIHRIMRATNHEGWRFHKAPHNIPWRSLQEAFRRGLIKV, from the coding sequence ATGCCGGAGCGAGACTATCTCTTGGAAGTGTTGGCGCTCGCGGGCAGAGAGGCAAAAACGAAGCTGGTTCAAGAGCTGCAACAACCGGGTATTATGCGCGCGCCGCTTACCGATGCGGAAGTTGCCTACATCATGCGCCGCCATCCTCGTATTGACTACGACCACTACACGAGGATCCTCTCGACGAACGAGGCCGCGATAGAGGCCCAGCGGCTTTTTGCGGGCCGCCCGGGATACCTTGCCCGCGCCCTGGTGCAAATTCTTCCCGAATACTTTTATGATGAAGGGTTTGCGCTGAAAGTCATACGGGGACTGAAAGTAGATCTCGGGTACGTAGCCATACCGCCGCTTGCGGGAGGTGGCCGGTCTTTCGCAACCCGTCTTAAGGCGCTGCCAGAAGCCGTGCAGCAGGATCTCTTCGGGCTCTATCGAGAAGCGCGCCTCGAAGATTATATCTATCTCATGAGCCGAGATCCCGGTATGGGGTTTGCCGATCTCAAGGAGGAGACAGAAAAGACGGATGACGAGTTCGAGGGTCTCATCCTTGAGAATCTCGAGAAGTATTGCACATATCTGTTTGCCATGACCTTCCCGGGATTCGTTTCAACCCTTGAGGGGAATATGTTTCCCGCATTTCATGTGCGGTGGTGGATAGACGATGCGGCGGATAAGCCGCGCGTACTCAACATCGGCGAGACCGGCACCTTTAAGACTTCGTTTGAGGTGATTGCGATGCAGCAGTATGGCTGTGAGCGGGTGCTGGTGCTTACTCCGCCGCATGCGCGCGGCATCTGGCGAAACGAAGCGCAACGGTATTTCACACGAAAGAATCCCGGGCGTATGGCCTTGATCGAAAGCGAAGCCGATACCAAGGACGCGCTCCGGGCGAGAGCGCAGTTTACCATCATCGGCAGTTCGACAATCGTACGAAATGGCGTGGTGGATGATCTCCTTACGGCCGACCCGTCTTTTGACGGTTTGATCGTTGATGAGTGTCATTACTACAACAACATCGGACAGGCAAAACGGGCTGAGGCATTTTATCGCCTTGCCACGAGCCTGCCCCTCAAGCGACTGATCGCCGCATCGGCAACGCCGTGGGTTAATGACCCGACCGAAATGGCTGTCATGGCGTCAGTATTGATGCCCGAGGTGATTCCGACGCCTGATTCATTCAGGCAATGGGGGCTGCGCGAGGAGCGGTTCTTGCGGGAACTCTTTGCGAGGCATATCATGGGCGTTAACCTGCGAGACGTGGTGGATATTCCCGAGATTACGCCGCATCCATGGGAAGATTTGTTTGGCGCGGAATTTATCGAACCGAGCGCATCGCATTTGGAGGTCTATAACCATGTGAAGGAGACGGAGGAGATTGACCTGCATCCATTCCATAAGCGTGTCCAACTCGTTCACGCTTCAACGCATCCGCACAAGCTGAAGGGTGACTACACCTGGCCGTCTCACCTTGCGGGCGCCTTTGGAGACTGGCGTCTCTCGACAAAGCTCGTGTGGCTCAAAGAGCACATTGATGAGGCGCTCGAGCGCGGTGAAAAGATAGTGGTCGGGAGCGGTCTCCATGTCCTCTACATGACACAGCCAGCCGACAGTGTGGGCAGTATGGGCGGAACAAAAAATGTCGAGGACGAGGACGCACTTGATTCGATTCCTAGCGATTCCTCTCTCGAGGAGAGTGAGGAAGCGCTGTGGATTGGAGGATTTCTCGAAGAGCAGTACGGTAGAGATCGCGTCATGATTCTTGACGGTCGGACGTCTACACGGACTGGCTCTGACGGATTGACTGAACGGCAGCGTTTGGCGGCGCGATGGAGCGTGGATCCGAAAGTCCGGATTCAGCTTATCTCCATGCGCGCCTTTCCTGATTCAGTACGGCTTGTCGTTCGACGCGAGTCCGGCGCAACCGGCCTCTTCATTACCGCCATCGCCTTTGGTTGGATTCCATGGCGGCAATTTCTCGGTCGCTACTTCCGTCCGGGACAGGAGGTGCCCATACGATACAAAGTACCTATTCTGCTCGAGACCGAAGATGTGAACAGGCTCACCCTGGTGCGGTCCAAAAACGCATCGTGGGAGCGATTTCAAGCTCGCGTGGGATTCACTGCGGAGGAATTTGAGCGGTTACGGGATGCGACTGATCTCAAACAATATACCGAAGAGGCGCGGCCTGCGATCGAGCAGGTAACGTACATCGGAGGTATGATGCGCGGCAGGGGCGAGACAGCGGCTATGCAGCTGCTTGAAGAAGGGTATGGCAGCGGCACGCGCGCTGAAGTCTTTGCCCGTGCTCTCCTTGAGAGTCAGGATTACTCTGCGTCAGGACATATCGCACGCTGCATGTGTCAGGTATCGGAGTGTTTTGAAAAGCAGGGCTTGGTGCACGCCGAGGGCATTCTTGACGCCGGATGCGGCCCGCTCACGTACGAGCGGTACTCCAAACACAGTGTCTACAGCGTAGACATGAATCCGGCAATAATCGAACTGGGGCGCCAGCACTCACCTCTCCGAGGCGTGCATGCGCAATGCCGTTTCCTCTCGCAATTACCGGAGGATTGGACGAGCAGGTTTGAGCTTGTGCTCTGTTCTCTGGTTCTTCACTGGAGCGGAGACGACCGAAATGCGATACTCGGTGAGCTCGTGCGCGTTACCAATACGGTTGGGCGCATCTGGCTCGCATTCGCAGAAAGCAATTTTACCCCTGAGCTGTTTGGGGCATGGGTTGAAGCGTTTAGGTCGATCGGCTACGGCATAATCGAGGATCTCACCGGGCTCGTTCGCTCGCGGGATGGAGGAGGAGCAAAGGACCAGTTCAAATTTTGGTCTCTGTGCTTTTCGCCGAACGGCATACACTTTGATGGCATTGCTCCGAGCACGCTTCGTTTCCGGTTTGAGACAACGAAGAGGAAATGGGTGCGCGGCTCTGATCAGGCCATCGTTCCTGATTCTCGTACACCCTCGTTTGTGCGCCATGAAGTCTTCGACGTGGAAAGGCGGCCGAAAGAAATCAAACCACTCACTGAGGCAGCAGAGGAGGCAACACAATCAGAGATACATCGTATCATGCGTGCGACAAACCACGAGGGGTGGCGTTTCCACAAAGCGCCGCACAACATACCGTGGCGGTCACTCCAAGAGGCGTTTCGCCGTGGTCTGATTAAGGTATAG
- the atpE gene encoding ATP synthase F0 subunit C, with translation MEGGILSNIEAVKSIATAATIAVGSMVPALAIAWIGGRGLDAIGRNPEAASKVQTAMILSIAFAEAIAIYALVIALIIKFV, from the coding sequence ATGGAAGGAGGCATTTTATCCAATATTGAGGCGGTGAAGTCCATCGCGACCGCTGCTACTATCGCGGTCGGGAGCATGGTTCCCGCGCTTGCCATCGCGTGGATCGGCGGCCGGGGGCTTGATGCGATCGGGCGCAACCCCGAGGCGGCGAGCAAAGTGCAGACTGCGATGATCCTCTCGATTGCGTTCGCCGAGGCGATCGCGATCTACGCGCTCGTCATCGCGCTCATTATTAAGTTTGTATAA
- a CDS encoding AtpZ/AtpI family protein yields the protein MQSRKDVMAFAWGLGYRLALPIVFFALGGRLVDKKFDTAPIFLLIGIFSAMALSFFLIWRLVKQIET from the coding sequence ATGCAGAGCAGGAAGGATGTTATGGCGTTCGCGTGGGGGCTCGGCTACCGACTCGCGCTCCCCATCGTTTTTTTTGCGCTCGGCGGTCGTCTCGTCGACAAGAAGTTCGATACCGCCCCGATTTTTTTATTGATCGGCATTTTTTCCGCGATGGCGCTATCATTTTTTCTCATCTGGCGGCTCGTCAAACAGATTGAGACCTGA